A region of Maridesulfovibrio sp. DNA encodes the following proteins:
- a CDS encoding ATP-binding protein: MFVPVAALADSPQAIILNGSRGSYDLRDYVTVLKDEGFTINQVASDAFIGKFSKPGSGFYPGLSKHGYWLHFKVKADPAQVDQIWRVAITPPQTKQFTVFYPEIVKGMKSGWGRWDAGYENPRRTSWKGEDFLAFRLPLHEKVTDYYVYYCAEDTNYNIFELVDENSFRENSRLQLLFLSVVGGFSVALVLYNFFLFISLRDISHLWYSLQCLSINIYYFIVVDAVIEFIDIPMEYYIVLNYSFLGLFMFLSSFFVESFLANIRGKLYAKIIFIILKSVSLISIVLAFFLGVNVMTLISAGMMMVYSITFIVLGVRSYCDGFTAARLYLVSWSLFCLGLMFASFCAITGLVNLDYLVFTMQITNMIEMLFFSLALADRISVLRRDRQVAEALSQAKSSFLATMSHEIRTPLNAIVGMSRVILQSDLTPDQRRKMSVVRNSSDLLQHIINDILDFSRIEAGKMEIECLDFDLREIVNSVADVVRIDSAAKGIEFDLDMDSRLPRAVKGDPVRLRQVLLNLLSNAVKFTESGSVGLKIQPLDHDFVRFTVSDTGIGIPKELQENIFDKFAQADDSMTRRFGGTGLGLSICRQLVEMMGGSIHLRSSTGSGTSISCVLPLEPGELAKVVRVDHPLKAMAVSAKPLKLLVAEDNMNNIELMRAVLEQTPYHVSYVHDGLSALEAVRTGNFDMVLMDLEMPNMNGLETVRAIREGEAGEDKTQIPVVALTAHVLDEIRVECEQAGMNGFISKPFNVDDLLMVIAASVHSTTFIDSARKAGDIPETLPVFDESGFRAMFGYDDDVCSRVITSFLDELPLQLVSMEESIALGDYDKLAGDAHFLKTSAGVISAGRFLLYTGELELAARNADGEVDSAFAKVRKAAEELQRTLSTTLTI, encoded by the coding sequence ATGTTTGTTCCTGTGGCCGCTTTAGCCGATAGTCCGCAAGCGATAATCTTGAACGGCAGCAGGGGCAGCTATGACCTGCGTGATTATGTGACGGTGCTTAAGGATGAGGGCTTCACCATCAATCAGGTCGCTTCGGATGCATTTATCGGTAAGTTTTCCAAACCCGGTTCAGGCTTTTATCCCGGCTTAAGTAAGCACGGATACTGGCTTCATTTCAAGGTCAAGGCTGACCCCGCACAGGTAGATCAAATTTGGCGGGTGGCTATCACTCCTCCCCAGACCAAGCAGTTTACAGTATTTTATCCCGAAATAGTTAAAGGAATGAAGTCCGGCTGGGGCCGTTGGGATGCCGGGTACGAGAATCCAAGGAGAACCAGTTGGAAGGGGGAAGACTTTCTGGCTTTCAGGTTGCCTTTGCATGAGAAGGTCACCGATTACTATGTTTACTACTGCGCTGAAGATACAAATTATAATATTTTTGAATTGGTTGATGAAAACAGTTTCCGTGAAAACAGCAGACTGCAACTTCTCTTTTTGTCAGTGGTTGGCGGGTTTTCTGTGGCCTTGGTCTTGTATAATTTTTTTCTGTTCATTTCCCTGAGAGATATAAGCCATCTTTGGTATTCATTGCAGTGTCTTTCAATAAATATATATTACTTCATTGTAGTCGATGCTGTAATTGAATTTATTGATATCCCCATGGAATATTATATTGTATTGAATTATTCTTTTCTTGGTCTGTTTATGTTTTTAAGCTCCTTTTTTGTAGAAAGCTTTTTAGCTAATATAAGGGGAAAATTATACGCTAAAATTATTTTTATTATTTTAAAGTCGGTTTCATTAATTAGTATAGTATTAGCATTCTTTTTAGGTGTAAATGTCATGACACTGATCTCTGCGGGTATGATGATGGTTTATTCAATAACCTTTATTGTTCTCGGGGTGAGGAGTTATTGTGACGGCTTTACTGCAGCCAGATTATATCTGGTATCCTGGAGTCTTTTTTGCCTTGGATTGATGTTTGCGAGCTTTTGCGCAATTACCGGGCTGGTTAATTTAGACTATCTTGTTTTTACAATGCAGATCACAAACATGATCGAAATGCTTTTCTTTTCTCTTGCCCTTGCTGACCGTATTTCAGTGCTCCGCCGTGACCGGCAGGTGGCCGAAGCCTTGAGTCAGGCCAAAAGTTCCTTCCTTGCTACCATGAGCCATGAAATTCGTACTCCGCTCAATGCTATCGTGGGCATGAGCAGAGTGATTCTGCAATCCGACCTAACCCCTGACCAGCGCAGGAAAATGTCTGTCGTGCGCAACTCCTCTGATCTTTTGCAACATATTATCAATGACATCCTCGACTTCTCACGGATTGAAGCCGGGAAAATGGAGATAGAGTGCCTTGATTTTGACTTGCGGGAGATAGTGAATTCTGTTGCTGATGTTGTTCGTATTGATTCAGCAGCTAAGGGGATTGAATTTGATTTGGATATGGATAGCAGGTTGCCCCGTGCGGTTAAGGGCGATCCTGTCCGCTTGCGTCAGGTCTTGCTCAACCTGCTCAGCAATGCAGTTAAGTTTACTGAATCTGGTAGCGTGGGCCTCAAAATCCAGCCGCTGGACCATGATTTCGTGCGTTTTACTGTCTCTGATACAGGTATAGGCATTCCCAAGGAGTTACAGGAGAATATTTTTGACAAGTTTGCTCAGGCTGATGATTCCATGACCCGCCGTTTCGGTGGAACCGGGCTGGGACTTTCTATTTGCAGGCAGCTTGTGGAAATGATGGGCGGGTCTATTCATCTGCGAAGTTCGACCGGATCAGGAACCTCAATCTCATGCGTATTGCCGCTCGAACCCGGCGAGCTTGCGAAGGTTGTCAGGGTCGATCATCCGCTTAAGGCGATGGCTGTTTCAGCAAAGCCGCTCAAGTTGCTGGTGGCAGAGGATAACATGAACAATATCGAGCTGATGAGGGCTGTTCTGGAGCAGACCCCTTATCATGTAAGCTATGTTCATGATGGTCTGTCCGCTCTTGAAGCAGTGAGAACTGGAAATTTCGATATGGTCCTGATGGACTTGGAAATGCCTAATATGAACGGTCTTGAAACCGTGCGCGCAATCCGTGAGGGTGAGGCAGGTGAAGATAAAACACAAATTCCGGTAGTGGCCCTGACAGCACATGTGCTGGATGAAATCAGGGTCGAATGCGAACAGGCCGGGATGAACGGTTTTATTTCCAAACCATTCAATGTGGATGATCTTCTGATGGTCATTGCGGCATCGGTCCATAGCACCACTTTTATTGATTCGGCCCGGAAGGCAGGCGATATCCCGGAAACTTTGCCTGTTTTTGATGAATCCGGTTTTCGGGCCATGTTTGGTTACGATGATGATGTGTGCAGCCGGGTTATCACATCCTTTCTTGATGAATTGCCGCTGCAGCTTGTCTCCATGGAAGAATCCATAGCCCTGGGTGATTATGATAAGCTTGCCGGGGATGCCCATTTCCTTAAAACATCAGCCGGGGTCATCAGTGCCGGCCGGTTCCTGCTTTATACCGGGGAGCTTGAACTGGCTGCCAGAAATGCCGACGGTGAAGTTGATAGTGCTTTTGCCAAAGTGCGAAAAGCTGCTGAGGAGCTGCAACGTACCCTGAGTACAACACTAACCATATGA
- a CDS encoding ABC transporter permease, with translation MKGFALTIFIPAVVILAWWGLGHWRMLNPYLTPSPGAVIDAAVDAVLSGELWLNSCVSLARVFVGFLLTACMALPLAAFLYFSPTSERLLRVPLTVLRVTPPLALIPLLILWLGIGEESKLAVIILASFFPIFLNSLDGLKNTDSRLLEMADTIDLTRWDIFVSVLLPSALPSVITGLRIGFGYSWRALIGAELIAAASGIGYMILDAEQLARTDRMFVGIILIGVLGFVFDIILSRITAWAGCRLHLSREFSA, from the coding sequence TTGAAGGGCTTCGCTCTGACAATCTTTATCCCGGCTGTTGTCATACTTGCATGGTGGGGGCTGGGCCATTGGCGTATGTTGAACCCTTACCTTACGCCTTCGCCGGGAGCAGTCATTGACGCGGCCGTTGATGCCGTTTTGTCCGGTGAATTGTGGTTGAACTCCTGCGTTAGTCTGGCAAGGGTTTTTGTAGGGTTTCTACTGACAGCCTGCATGGCACTTCCGCTTGCCGCATTTTTGTATTTTTCCCCCACTAGTGAACGCCTTTTGCGTGTCCCTCTGACAGTACTCCGAGTTACCCCTCCTCTGGCCCTGATTCCGCTTCTTATCCTCTGGCTGGGGATAGGAGAGGAGTCTAAGCTTGCAGTGATTATTCTTGCCAGTTTTTTTCCCATTTTCCTGAACTCCTTGGACGGATTAAAGAACACGGACAGTAGGCTTTTGGAAATGGCCGACACCATAGACCTTACTAGATGGGATATTTTTGTCAGTGTCCTGCTCCCCTCGGCCTTGCCTTCAGTCATAACCGGATTGCGTATAGGTTTCGGATACAGCTGGCGCGCCCTGATCGGTGCGGAACTGATAGCAGCAGCATCCGGCATCGGTTACATGATTCTGGACGCAGAGCAGCTGGCCCGTACGGATAGAATGTTCGTGGGCATTATACTCATCGGTGTTCTCGGATTTGTTTTTGATATTATCCTTTCACGTATCACGGCTTGGGCTGGATGTCGGCTGCACCTGTCGAGAGAGTTCAGCGCATGA
- a CDS encoding DUF6506 family protein, with protein sequence MSNVLKAAFIFIAPNGNPDEHRSWVRTEAVELLTVAVSDYAQAEKVARSLVENENIAAIELCGGFGATGTAVVAEAVDVPVGVVRFDIHPGLGNVSGDKLFK encoded by the coding sequence ATGAGTAATGTACTGAAAGCTGCTTTTATTTTTATCGCTCCCAACGGTAATCCCGATGAACACAGGAGCTGGGTGCGTACTGAAGCCGTGGAGCTGCTCACTGTCGCTGTAAGTGATTATGCACAGGCCGAAAAAGTGGCCCGCAGCCTTGTGGAGAATGAAAATATCGCCGCCATTGAGTTGTGCGGAGGGTTCGGAGCAACCGGTACTGCTGTAGTTGCCGAGGCAGTAGATGTGCCTGTGGGAGTGGTTCGTTTCGACATTCATCCCGGCCTGGGCAATGTCAGTGGTGATAAGCTCTTCAAATAA
- the lipA gene encoding lipoyl synthase codes for MQKPEWLTIPAPDAQHMNSIRELLGKGELHSVCESAQCPNIGECFASRTCTFMILGDICTRNCAFCAVNHGKPNAPDPDEPVKLALTAKQLGLKHIVVTSVTRDDLPDGGAGHFASTIAAIRKENPESTVEVLIPDFKGQTDSLLKVIDAAPEVINHNVETVPRLYPTVRPAAKYEQSLELLSNVSRINSKSKITTKSGLMLGLGEKKAEVVAVMKDLVEAGCSILTIGQYLCPSPAHHPLIEYIHPDRFNEYAEIGTRLGFMEVVSGPLVRSSYHAEKSFRQLNSKCCGNH; via the coding sequence ATGCAAAAGCCTGAGTGGTTAACCATACCCGCACCGGACGCGCAACATATGAACAGTATCCGGGAGCTGCTGGGGAAAGGGGAGCTTCATTCTGTTTGTGAAAGCGCACAATGTCCCAATATCGGTGAATGTTTTGCCAGCAGAACCTGCACGTTTATGATTTTAGGGGATATCTGTACCCGCAACTGCGCATTCTGCGCAGTTAACCACGGAAAGCCGAACGCTCCGGACCCGGATGAACCGGTTAAACTGGCACTTACGGCAAAACAACTGGGATTGAAACATATTGTTGTAACTTCCGTGACCCGCGATGATCTCCCGGACGGAGGGGCCGGTCATTTTGCAAGCACAATCGCTGCAATTAGAAAGGAAAATCCAGAATCGACAGTGGAAGTTCTTATTCCCGATTTCAAAGGACAGACAGATTCTTTGCTAAAGGTAATTGATGCTGCCCCGGAAGTGATAAACCACAATGTCGAGACAGTACCCAGACTGTATCCCACAGTAAGACCTGCCGCAAAATACGAACAGTCTCTGGAGTTGCTCAGCAATGTCTCCCGGATTAATTCAAAGAGTAAAATTACCACAAAATCAGGGCTTATGCTCGGTTTGGGTGAAAAAAAAGCAGAAGTAGTGGCGGTTATGAAAGACCTTGTTGAAGCGGGGTGCAGCATACTGACCATCGGACAATATCTTTGTCCTTCCCCGGCGCACCATCCGTTAATTGAGTATATTCACCCGGACAGATTTAATGAATATGCTGAAATCGGCACCCGGCTCGGTTTTATGGAGGTTGTTTCCGGACCTTTGGTCCGCAGTTCCTATCATGCTGAAAAAAGTTTTCGGCAGCTTAATTCCAAATGTTGTGGTAATCATTAA
- a CDS encoding response regulator transcription factor has protein sequence MKINSAAVQSKGVLLVDDHPLFREGVKAIINRSRKYCICCEAGTSSEAMLVVESEKPELAIIDINLPDYDGIRLSEELLDVYPDLKILIVSMTTQVEQIAASFQAGVTGYMNKISASGELIKALDATDAGQFYLDGTVSKDVAEDFFMHRKSMSDGSYSELTPREREIMQLLARDYSVKEVAERLFISPRTVENHRSNLMRKLGLKSTIEFIRYAFKQGLIEL, from the coding sequence ATGAAAATAAATAGTGCTGCAGTACAGTCAAAAGGCGTTCTTCTTGTAGATGACCATCCGCTTTTTCGTGAAGGGGTAAAGGCCATCATCAACAGATCCAGGAAATATTGCATCTGTTGCGAAGCCGGGACCAGCAGTGAAGCTATGCTGGTTGTAGAGTCAGAAAAACCGGAACTTGCCATTATAGATATAAATCTGCCGGATTATGACGGGATCAGACTTTCAGAGGAGCTGTTAGACGTTTATCCTGATTTGAAAATCCTGATCGTGAGTATGACTACTCAGGTTGAGCAGATAGCCGCATCCTTTCAGGCCGGAGTTACGGGCTACATGAACAAGATTTCTGCTTCAGGTGAATTGATCAAGGCTCTTGATGCCACTGATGCCGGTCAATTCTATCTGGACGGCACAGTCTCAAAGGACGTTGCAGAGGATTTCTTCATGCACCGTAAAAGCATGTCTGACGGCTCGTATTCGGAGCTGACTCCACGCGAACGTGAGATAATGCAGCTTCTGGCTCGTGATTACTCCGTAAAGGAAGTTGCCGAACGTCTTTTCATCAGCCCCAGAACCGTGGAAAATCACCGTTCCAACCTTATGCGTAAACTGGGGCTTAAAAGTACCATTGAATTCATACGGTATGCGTTCAAACAGGGGTTGATTGAGCTCTAG
- a CDS encoding ABC transporter ATP-binding protein, producing MIGIRVWEISKCYRTGDRSVQALDGVTFQVEPGSFVAVIGYSGCGKTTLFRHIAGLEKPDSGIVSFLNPRSQGVTDRPRLGMMFQEPRLLSWLTIQDNLLLALRRTSLDNHERSVSEALLQVGMQEFSQAYPDQLSGGMAQRVALARALCRKPELLLMDEPFGALDALTRLQLQMELARIWAENPMTVLCITHDIGEAVTLADRVLVMADGRIVRDCPVDLPRPRSPGQPGFENLKADILDFILKNKKELTL from the coding sequence ATGATCGGAATTCGGGTTTGGGAAATAAGCAAGTGCTACAGGACCGGGGATCGTTCAGTTCAAGCACTGGATGGAGTTACTTTTCAGGTCGAACCGGGGTCATTTGTTGCTGTCATAGGTTACAGCGGGTGCGGAAAGACAACCCTTTTCCGTCATATTGCAGGATTGGAAAAGCCGGATTCAGGGATTGTTTCTTTCCTCAATCCCCGCAGTCAGGGCGTTACGGATAGGCCAAGATTGGGAATGATGTTTCAAGAGCCAAGGCTGCTCTCCTGGCTGACCATTCAGGATAACCTCCTTCTGGCCCTGCGGCGTACATCTCTTGATAATCATGAGCGCTCTGTGTCCGAAGCTTTGCTGCAGGTAGGGATGCAAGAGTTTTCACAGGCATATCCTGATCAACTCTCCGGGGGCATGGCTCAAAGGGTTGCTTTGGCCCGTGCACTGTGCCGCAAACCGGAATTGTTGCTTATGGATGAACCGTTTGGTGCTTTGGATGCCCTGACCAGATTACAGCTTCAGATGGAACTGGCCCGTATCTGGGCTGAAAACCCCATGACCGTTTTGTGTATCACTCACGATATCGGTGAGGCTGTAACTTTGGCTGACCGCGTTTTGGTCATGGCGGATGGCCGTATCGTAAGGGATTGCCCGGTTGACCTGCCGCGTCCCCGTTCTCCGGGGCAACCCGGTTTTGAAAATTTGAAGGCAGATATTCTTGATTTTATTCTCAAAAATAAAAAGGAGCTTACCTTATGA
- a CDS encoding 2,3-butanediol dehydrogenase, with protein sequence MSETMRAAVWHGKEDVRVETVSVPPFPSAGWVKIKVDWCGICGSDLHEYIAGPIFIPTEAPHPLTGKQGSLILGHEFTGTVVEVGEGVSNVSVGDFVAPDACQHCGECVTCRAGRYNVCEKLAFTGLHNDGAFAKYVNIPAELCYKLPAGVTPEAGALIEPLATGFKAVREAGSILGETVVIIGAGTIGLGTLMAAKAAGAGKIIMLEMSKARTAKAEECGADVIINPSECDAVAEIKALTNGSGADVSFECVGNKFTGPLAVDVLRNAGRAIIVGIFEEPSSFNFFSLSGTDKRVIGTLAYTLEDFKGVSTLLATGQLKADPMITGKIELEDIVEKGFLELINNKDENIKIIVKP encoded by the coding sequence ATGAGTGAAACAATGCGAGCTGCCGTCTGGCATGGCAAAGAGGATGTACGTGTAGAAACTGTTTCTGTTCCACCTTTTCCTTCTGCAGGGTGGGTAAAAATCAAGGTTGACTGGTGTGGTATCTGCGGATCTGATTTGCATGAATATATTGCAGGGCCTATTTTTATCCCGACGGAAGCTCCCCATCCCCTTACCGGCAAGCAGGGCAGCTTGATTCTGGGGCATGAGTTTACCGGTACCGTGGTGGAAGTGGGTGAAGGAGTCAGCAACGTAAGCGTCGGCGACTTTGTCGCCCCTGATGCCTGCCAGCATTGCGGGGAGTGTGTAACCTGCCGGGCCGGCCGCTACAATGTCTGTGAGAAACTCGCTTTCACCGGACTTCACAATGATGGAGCCTTTGCCAAGTATGTAAACATCCCCGCAGAACTGTGCTACAAATTGCCGGCTGGAGTTACCCCTGAAGCGGGAGCATTGATAGAACCTCTGGCAACCGGATTCAAAGCCGTGCGCGAAGCCGGTTCAATTCTTGGAGAAACGGTCGTAATTATAGGGGCCGGAACCATCGGTCTCGGAACACTCATGGCTGCGAAAGCCGCGGGTGCCGGTAAAATCATAATGCTGGAAATGTCCAAAGCCCGCACCGCCAAGGCGGAAGAATGCGGAGCGGATGTGATTATCAATCCTTCTGAATGCGATGCCGTGGCCGAGATCAAAGCCTTGACCAACGGTTCCGGAGCAGACGTTTCATTTGAATGTGTAGGTAATAAATTTACCGGCCCGTTAGCTGTGGATGTGCTCCGCAATGCCGGGCGGGCCATTATTGTCGGTATCTTTGAGGAACCGAGTTCTTTTAATTTTTTCAGCCTGAGCGGCACTGACAAACGGGTTATCGGAACTCTGGCCTATACTCTGGAAGATTTCAAGGGAGTTTCTACATTACTTGCCACGGGACAACTTAAAGCTGATCCCATGATTACCGGAAAAATCGAACTGGAAGATATTGTTGAAAAAGGCTTTCTGGAACTGATTAACAATAAAGATGAAAATATAAAAATTATAGTGAAGCCTTAA
- a CDS encoding carboxymuconolactone decarboxylase family protein: protein MDAAEKAANTLAKMTQKAGDVFPKYLNFTKEISEFGPIDHKTQELIHVACSMMSQCEMCISLHIQGAASHGASKEEIMQAAMLAISMGGSPKVMYMHYVFDELEDLFD from the coding sequence ATGGATGCAGCAGAAAAAGCAGCGAACACCTTGGCTAAAATGACTCAGAAAGCAGGTGATGTTTTCCCTAAATACCTTAACTTCACCAAAGAAATCAGTGAATTCGGTCCAATTGACCATAAAACTCAGGAACTGATTCATGTTGCCTGTTCCATGATGTCTCAGTGCGAAATGTGCATCTCGCTCCACATTCAAGGCGCAGCAAGCCATGGTGCCAGCAAAGAAGAAATCATGCAGGCAGCGATGCTCGCCATTTCCATGGGAGGATCTCCCAAGGTAATGTACATGCACTATGTTTTTGACGAACTTGAAGATCTGTTCGATTAG
- a CDS encoding aliphatic sulfonate ABC transporter substrate-binding protein: protein MSTVLKKLILFFATLIIAAASSNAMAQSIDTINVSYVKSPFNLQIMVMKSLGMLEKEFAGDNIGISWKEINSGAKQSQALAAGSLDIASVINTTSVLLANAGQNPVKIIGGVSRPCETFAIVVRDDGPTNVAGLKGKIVAGPKGTVLHQMLVAALDGEGLKESDVKFVHMGLPKSRTALLAGQVDAALLAASLVIKSKEAGARVLTTAKGLVTPILVSAASQKFISEHPDLVARYLKVFRKAMAFINADPEKAIAIGAKEHGISMQDARTLYGWAGFTTHLSAEDISSMKKDVLFMKENNMINTAIDPASVCMPSAFME, encoded by the coding sequence ATGAGTACCGTGCTTAAGAAACTGATCCTGTTTTTCGCTACCCTGATTATTGCGGCGGCATCCTCAAATGCTATGGCGCAATCTATCGATACTATCAATGTGTCCTATGTGAAATCACCATTCAACTTGCAGATCATGGTCATGAAATCACTGGGAATGCTCGAAAAGGAATTTGCCGGGGACAACATCGGCATAAGCTGGAAAGAAATTAATTCCGGAGCAAAACAATCGCAAGCTCTGGCTGCCGGTTCTTTGGATATTGCCTCTGTCATCAACACAACTTCGGTACTGCTGGCCAATGCCGGACAAAACCCGGTAAAGATTATCGGAGGAGTCAGCCGTCCTTGTGAAACCTTTGCCATAGTGGTGCGTGATGACGGCCCGACGAATGTGGCCGGACTCAAAGGCAAAATCGTAGCGGGGCCTAAAGGAACTGTTCTGCATCAGATGCTGGTTGCTGCTCTTGACGGGGAAGGACTTAAGGAATCGGATGTAAAGTTCGTTCACATGGGTTTGCCCAAGTCTCGAACAGCTCTTTTAGCCGGACAGGTGGACGCGGCTCTTCTTGCCGCGAGTCTGGTAATCAAATCCAAGGAAGCTGGAGCTCGGGTTTTGACTACTGCTAAGGGACTGGTTACCCCCATTTTGGTCAGTGCCGCTTCACAAAAGTTTATTTCCGAGCACCCCGATCTGGTTGCCCGTTATTTGAAGGTTTTCCGCAAGGCTATGGCATTTATTAATGCTGACCCGGAAAAAGCTATTGCCATTGGGGCCAAAGAACATGGTATATCCATGCAGGATGCCCGCACCCTGTACGGCTGGGCCGGGTTCACCACCCACCTTTCTGCGGAGGATATTTCCAGCATGAAAAAAGATGTTCTTTTCATGAAAGAAAATAATATGATCAATACTGCCATTGATCCTGCCTCGGTCTGCATGCCTTCAGCATTTATGGAGTAG
- the lipB gene encoding lipoyl(octanoyl) transferase LipB, which translates to MEIFQLQKDIHALKKQELIPDVVIMLEHWPCFTIGRSGSRDHLLVDNQVLTQHNITVHDTSRGGDITYHGPGQLVCYPIISLEGEQRDLHAYARKMEEVMIRTLSAFDIKAGRKQQFPGVWVGDRKIGAMGIAVRNWITMHGISLNVCPDLEHFSYIIPCGITSYGVTSMSEIMGEPVQIEIVRNEMCKQFSAVFDMPLLPTTLKNIIREEKYAKA; encoded by the coding sequence ATGGAAATTTTTCAGTTGCAGAAGGATATCCATGCCTTGAAAAAGCAGGAACTTATACCTGACGTTGTTATTATGCTGGAGCATTGGCCATGTTTTACAATTGGCCGTAGCGGCAGCCGTGATCATCTGCTTGTTGATAATCAGGTCCTTACCCAGCACAATATTACTGTCCATGATACTTCCAGAGGTGGCGATATCACCTACCACGGTCCCGGTCAGCTCGTATGCTATCCTATTATTTCCCTTGAAGGGGAGCAGCGGGATTTGCATGCTTATGCCCGGAAGATGGAAGAAGTCATGATTCGGACCTTGAGTGCTTTTGATATCAAGGCCGGACGCAAGCAGCAGTTTCCTGGAGTCTGGGTTGGGGACCGGAAGATAGGAGCCATGGGCATAGCTGTACGCAACTGGATTACAATGCACGGAATTTCACTGAATGTCTGCCCCGACCTTGAGCACTTTTCCTATATAATCCCCTGCGGCATAACATCATATGGGGTTACCTCAATGAGCGAAATAATGGGCGAGCCGGTTCAGATTGAAATTGTTCGAAATGAAATGTGTAAACAGTTCAGCGCAGTTTTCGATATGCCTTTGCTCCCTACAACCTTGAAAAATATTATCAGGGAGGAGAAATATGCAAAAGCCTGA
- a CDS encoding peroxide stress protein YaaA, whose protein sequence is MKTIILLPPSEGKADGGNNPPLKSVSGITADLIEAIKEADPKKLYGLKEKALAKAVAVNDEILSSKTMPAIERYTGVVYDAIDYRTLKNKSDFDKKVLIVSGLFGLVSPADLIPNYRLKIDKLKAAKLWLDSNSEQLKDKFVIDLLPQAHKKAVKYDHGIEVEFVLKKAGKKMPAGHQGKHIKGRFVRWLIENNIADSKQFKDFKEEGYTWTGEIFLKEI, encoded by the coding sequence ATGAAAACAATCATCCTACTTCCACCATCCGAAGGTAAAGCTGATGGAGGAAACAATCCCCCCTTAAAGTCTGTATCGGGTATTACTGCGGACTTAATTGAAGCAATTAAAGAAGCTGATCCTAAAAAATTATATGGGCTTAAAGAAAAGGCACTTGCGAAAGCCGTTGCTGTAAATGATGAAATCTTGAGCTCAAAGACAATGCCGGCAATTGAACGATATACGGGTGTTGTTTATGACGCTATTGATTACCGAACTTTGAAAAATAAATCTGACTTTGATAAAAAAGTATTAATTGTGTCAGGTTTATTCGGTCTTGTAAGTCCTGCTGATTTGATTCCTAATTATCGCTTGAAGATCGATAAATTAAAGGCTGCCAAGTTATGGTTGGATTCCAATTCAGAACAATTAAAAGATAAATTTGTTATTGATTTATTACCGCAAGCACACAAAAAAGCTGTGAAATATGATCATGGAATCGAGGTTGAATTTGTCCTGAAAAAAGCAGGAAAAAAGATGCCCGCTGGTCATCAAGGAAAACACATTAAAGGTAGATTTGTAAGATGGCTTATTGAGAATAACATCGCCGACTCAAAGCAGTTTAAAGATTTTAAGGAAGAAGGATATACGTGGACTGGTGAAATTTTCTTAAAGGAAATTTAA
- a CDS encoding MBL fold metallo-hydrolase codes for MNYVDVTLVANAGVLVRYDGTDILIDGIHYEGGHPFCKVSPMDLQLMKTGTPPFDRLDYLFFSHEHPDHFTPSLVCEQLKQRPVKFLLIPEDRYGSKSMGELLGEVRKRGISHHISSLGPGEFKSFDLKKDLKLTIIGTRHMGPQYQDVPNDCFMLEMGGINILFTGDADPVAEYYEKQLQGVELEAVFVNPLFYHNREGRRIINEIFRPRNVVVYHMPSEKSDPMQLRLTVERAREKYVKCGLQTYILQRERQKIRFWPNNL; via the coding sequence ATGAATTATGTCGATGTTACGCTTGTAGCCAACGCCGGAGTGCTGGTCAGATATGATGGAACAGATATCCTGATTGATGGAATACATTATGAAGGAGGGCATCCCTTTTGCAAAGTCTCTCCAATGGACCTGCAGCTCATGAAGACAGGGACTCCGCCTTTTGACCGTCTTGATTATCTGTTTTTCTCCCATGAGCACCCCGATCATTTCACGCCCTCCTTGGTTTGCGAGCAATTGAAACAGAGGCCGGTGAAATTTCTTTTAATTCCAGAGGACAGATACGGATCCAAATCCATGGGTGAATTGCTTGGAGAAGTTAGGAAACGCGGCATCAGCCATCATATTTCAAGTCTGGGACCGGGAGAATTTAAATCTTTTGATCTGAAAAAAGACCTAAAGCTGACAATTATCGGTACACGCCATATGGGACCCCAGTATCAGGATGTTCCAAATGACTGCTTTATGCTTGAAATGGGAGGAATAAACATTCTGTTTACAGGTGATGCCGACCCTGTAGCGGAATATTATGAAAAGCAGTTGCAGGGAGTCGAACTGGAAGCAGTCTTTGTGAATCCGTTATTTTATCATAACCGGGAAGGACGAAGAATTATCAATGAAATATTCAGGCCTAGAAATGTAGTTGTATATCATATGCCGTCTGAAAAAAGCGACCCCATGCAGTTAAGGCTGACAGTGGAGCGTGCCCGGGAGAAATATGTTAAATGCGGATTACAAACATATATTCTTCAAAGGGAAAGACAGAAAATTCGCTTTTGGCCCAACAACCTATAA